The proteins below come from a single Candidatus Anaeroferrophillus wilburensis genomic window:
- a CDS encoding leucyl aminopeptidase, whose translation MDSTMQWQVRSAVPLDRQELRVYLLADDRQFFAADDRLLKLRDVLARKEIKKAVFVAGEDLSSGDYLIPLQSFSPLNIWESVKAAAAQALGVAREMKLSGVTLVLDAPDALGFHKKALEGIMLGGYRFATFKKEAREESLLPEITFVVGALDAVAINADLQRTEKVCATVNRVRHLVDQPAANLGPEELTAACLDIAKRSDLLVEVWDESRLRREGYAGLLAVGRGSERPPRMVQLQYHPAGESRFHVALVGKGITFDSGGISLKPSASMEEMKRDMAGAAAVIGAMEIIAALKPSVSVTGIVVLAENMPDARAQRPGDVLVMKNGTSVEVKNTDAEGRLVLVDGILRAVELNPDYLLDIATLTGACLVALGTRIAGVLGEQKVVDRLCKAGENCGEMLWQLPLEQGYKEDLKSDIADLANVGSDRYAGTIRGALFLQEFVPPELPWAHLDIAGPSFVNKKWKYFAPGATGFGARVLAGFVKNL comes from the coding sequence ATGGATAGTACTATGCAATGGCAGGTTAGGTCAGCGGTGCCGCTTGACCGGCAGGAATTACGGGTTTATCTGTTGGCTGATGACCGGCAGTTTTTTGCTGCCGATGACCGGCTTTTGAAGCTGCGTGACGTGCTGGCTCGTAAGGAGATCAAAAAGGCGGTTTTTGTTGCGGGTGAGGACCTTTCCTCTGGTGACTACCTGATCCCCCTGCAGTCGTTTTCCCCCCTGAATATCTGGGAGTCGGTGAAGGCTGCCGCTGCCCAGGCCCTCGGCGTTGCCCGGGAGATGAAGCTGTCAGGGGTTACCTTGGTCCTTGATGCCCCGGATGCCCTGGGGTTTCATAAAAAAGCCCTGGAGGGGATCATGCTGGGCGGCTACCGTTTTGCCACCTTTAAAAAAGAGGCCAGAGAGGAAAGCCTGCTGCCGGAGATCACCTTTGTTGTCGGCGCCCTTGATGCCGTTGCCATCAATGCTGATCTGCAGCGGACGGAGAAGGTATGTGCGACCGTCAATCGGGTGCGCCATCTGGTTGATCAGCCGGCCGCCAATCTTGGGCCGGAGGAATTGACTGCTGCCTGTCTGGACATAGCCAAACGATCAGATTTGTTAGTGGAGGTCTGGGATGAAAGCCGTCTCCGGCGTGAGGGGTATGCCGGTTTGCTGGCGGTGGGCAGAGGGAGCGAACGGCCGCCCCGGATGGTCCAGTTGCAGTATCACCCGGCAGGAGAAAGTCGTTTCCATGTCGCTCTGGTGGGTAAAGGGATAACCTTTGATTCCGGCGGGATATCGCTAAAGCCTTCGGCGTCCATGGAAGAGATGAAACGGGATATGGCTGGTGCTGCCGCGGTTATCGGGGCGATGGAGATTATTGCGGCGCTGAAACCGTCGGTGTCGGTTACCGGCATTGTGGTGCTGGCAGAAAATATGCCGGATGCCAGGGCCCAGCGGCCGGGCGATGTTCTGGTGATGAAAAACGGCACTTCGGTGGAGGTGAAAAATACCGATGCCGAAGGGCGTCTGGTGCTGGTCGATGGCATCTTGCGGGCGGTTGAATTGAACCCTGACTATCTGCTTGATATCGCCACGCTGACCGGTGCCTGCCTGGTGGCTCTGGGAACCCGCATTGCCGGGGTCCTAGGTGAACAGAAGGTTGTCGACCGTCTGTGTAAAGCCGGTGAGAACTGTGGTGAGATGCTCTGGCAACTGCCGCTGGAGCAAGGCTATAAGGAAGACTTGAAATCGGATATTGCTGATTTGGCCAATGTGGGCAGTGACCGTTATGCCGGCACCATCCGCGGTGCCCTTTTTCTGCAGGAATTTGTGCCGCC